The stretch of DNA TGCTCCACGATGGTGGACTACGCCAATGAGGTTCGAAAACTCTTCATGGGAGAGGCTTCCACCAGCAATCTGACCAACGCCATTGAAGTTACATTCTCCACGCGCAGTTTGCTGCGATGGGGTGATCTGACCGTTCGCTTTCAGCCTCTGGCCCATC from Desulfovibrio desulfuricans encodes:
- a CDS encoding CbbQ/NirQ/NorQ domain-containing protein, translating into TGLYQGTQRQNLAWLDRFTICEVCYPSADVEKSLLARRFPSLPESLCSTMVDYANEVRKLFMGEASTSNLTNAIEVTFSTRSLLRWGDLTVRFQPLAH